A genomic window from Lotus japonicus ecotype B-129 chromosome 1, LjGifu_v1.2 includes:
- the LOC130733430 gene encoding uncharacterized protein LOC130733430 isoform X1 has protein sequence MEHTEAGTVQAVLFQEEAVETIKGTQKMEPSEAGTVQMSDNVVLRKLLRGPRYYDPPADCGWETCYNCGEEGHATVKCAAAKELKKPCYLCGSLMHQAKRCKKERDCIICRKVGHPVKNCRRTHMGDSICLRCRISGHDMFSCGNFYSMYDLKEIQCYVCKSFGHLCCANTTGSTPIEISCYKCGQTGHTGLSCSGEELFYRECWSNGQVQYVKVKEEVRKRGHTLSNTESPTFQKENGYMGDRSAPHDMGMPYMEKKPLTEERAITTQQPSKHRGGCRVEHLDEMSPSESKRNNWMSPITPSTN, from the exons ATGGAGCATACGGAAGCAGGCACTGTTCAG GCTGTTTTATTTCAAGAAGAGGCTGTTGAGACTATCAAAGGCACACAAAAAATGGAGCCTTCGGAAGCAGGCACTGTTCAGATGAGTGACAATGTGGTTCTGCGAAAGTTGCTT CGGGGTCCGAGGTATTATGATCCTCCGGCAGACTGTGGTTGGGAAACATGCTATAATTGCGGTGAAGAAGGCCATGCTACTGTTAAGTGTGCAGCCGCTAAGGAGCTGAAGAAACCTTGCTATCTATGTGGCAGTTTGATGCATCAAGCTAAGCGTTGCAAAAAG GAACGAGATTGCATTATCTGCAGGAAAGTTGGCCACCCTGTTAAAAACTGTCGAAGGACGCACATGGGTGATTCAATATGCTTGAGGTGTCGAATTTCTGGGCATGATATGTTTTCATGCGGAAATTTTTATTCAATGTACGATCTCAAG GAAATCCAATGCTATGTCTGCAAGAGCTTTGGTCATTTATGTTGTGCCAATACTACAGGTTCTACACCAATAGAAATTTCTTGTTACAAATGTGGTCAAACTGGTCATACTGGTTTg TCATGTTCAGGGGAAGAACTTTTTTACCGAGAATGCTGGAGTAATGGTCAGGTGCAATATGTGAAA GTAAAAGAGGAGGTAAGAAAGAGGGGACATACATTATCAAACACAGAAAGTCCAACATTCCAGAAAGAGAATGGCTACATGGGAGATAGGTCTGCACCTCATGATATGGGCATGCCTTATATGGAGAAAAAGCCTTTGACAGAAGAAAGAGCCATTACAACTCAACAGCCATCAAAGCATAGAGGTGGTTGTAGGGTAGAGCATCTTGATGAAATGTCTCCTTCAGAATCCAAAAGGAACAATTGGATGTCTCCAATAACACCTTCAACGAATTAG
- the LOC130733430 gene encoding uncharacterized protein LOC130733430 isoform X2 — translation MEHTEAGTVQAVLFQEEAVETIKGTQKMEPSEAGTVQMSDNVVLRKLLRGPRYYDPPADCGWETCYNCGEEGHATVKCAAAKELKKPCYLCGSLMHQAKRCKKERDCIICRKVGHPVKNCRRTHMGDSICLRCRISGHDMFSCGNFYSMYDLKEIQCYVCKSFGHLCCANTTGSTPIEISCYKCGQTGHTGLVKEEVRKRGHTLSNTESPTFQKENGYMGDRSAPHDMGMPYMEKKPLTEERAITTQQPSKHRGGCRVEHLDEMSPSESKRNNWMSPITPSTN, via the exons ATGGAGCATACGGAAGCAGGCACTGTTCAG GCTGTTTTATTTCAAGAAGAGGCTGTTGAGACTATCAAAGGCACACAAAAAATGGAGCCTTCGGAAGCAGGCACTGTTCAGATGAGTGACAATGTGGTTCTGCGAAAGTTGCTT CGGGGTCCGAGGTATTATGATCCTCCGGCAGACTGTGGTTGGGAAACATGCTATAATTGCGGTGAAGAAGGCCATGCTACTGTTAAGTGTGCAGCCGCTAAGGAGCTGAAGAAACCTTGCTATCTATGTGGCAGTTTGATGCATCAAGCTAAGCGTTGCAAAAAG GAACGAGATTGCATTATCTGCAGGAAAGTTGGCCACCCTGTTAAAAACTGTCGAAGGACGCACATGGGTGATTCAATATGCTTGAGGTGTCGAATTTCTGGGCATGATATGTTTTCATGCGGAAATTTTTATTCAATGTACGATCTCAAG GAAATCCAATGCTATGTCTGCAAGAGCTTTGGTCATTTATGTTGTGCCAATACTACAGGTTCTACACCAATAGAAATTTCTTGTTACAAATGTGGTCAAACTGGTCATACTGGTTTg GTAAAAGAGGAGGTAAGAAAGAGGGGACATACATTATCAAACACAGAAAGTCCAACATTCCAGAAAGAGAATGGCTACATGGGAGATAGGTCTGCACCTCATGATATGGGCATGCCTTATATGGAGAAAAAGCCTTTGACAGAAGAAAGAGCCATTACAACTCAACAGCCATCAAAGCATAGAGGTGGTTGTAGGGTAGAGCATCTTGATGAAATGTCTCCTTCAGAATCCAAAAGGAACAATTGGATGTCTCCAATAACACCTTCAACGAATTAG
- the LOC130733430 gene encoding cellular nucleic acid-binding protein homolog isoform X3 encodes MEPSEAGTVQMSDNVVLRKLLRGPRYYDPPADCGWETCYNCGEEGHATVKCAAAKELKKPCYLCGSLMHQAKRCKKERDCIICRKVGHPVKNCRRTHMGDSICLRCRISGHDMFSCGNFYSMYDLKEIQCYVCKSFGHLCCANTTGSTPIEISCYKCGQTGHTGLSCSGEELFYRECWSNGQVQYVKVKEEVRKRGHTLSNTESPTFQKENGYMGDRSAPHDMGMPYMEKKPLTEERAITTQQPSKHRGGCRVEHLDEMSPSESKRNNWMSPITPSTN; translated from the exons ATGGAGCCTTCGGAAGCAGGCACTGTTCAGATGAGTGACAATGTGGTTCTGCGAAAGTTGCTT CGGGGTCCGAGGTATTATGATCCTCCGGCAGACTGTGGTTGGGAAACATGCTATAATTGCGGTGAAGAAGGCCATGCTACTGTTAAGTGTGCAGCCGCTAAGGAGCTGAAGAAACCTTGCTATCTATGTGGCAGTTTGATGCATCAAGCTAAGCGTTGCAAAAAG GAACGAGATTGCATTATCTGCAGGAAAGTTGGCCACCCTGTTAAAAACTGTCGAAGGACGCACATGGGTGATTCAATATGCTTGAGGTGTCGAATTTCTGGGCATGATATGTTTTCATGCGGAAATTTTTATTCAATGTACGATCTCAAG GAAATCCAATGCTATGTCTGCAAGAGCTTTGGTCATTTATGTTGTGCCAATACTACAGGTTCTACACCAATAGAAATTTCTTGTTACAAATGTGGTCAAACTGGTCATACTGGTTTg TCATGTTCAGGGGAAGAACTTTTTTACCGAGAATGCTGGAGTAATGGTCAGGTGCAATATGTGAAA GTAAAAGAGGAGGTAAGAAAGAGGGGACATACATTATCAAACACAGAAAGTCCAACATTCCAGAAAGAGAATGGCTACATGGGAGATAGGTCTGCACCTCATGATATGGGCATGCCTTATATGGAGAAAAAGCCTTTGACAGAAGAAAGAGCCATTACAACTCAACAGCCATCAAAGCATAGAGGTGGTTGTAGGGTAGAGCATCTTGATGAAATGTCTCCTTCAGAATCCAAAAGGAACAATTGGATGTCTCCAATAACACCTTCAACGAATTAG